One Weissella ceti DNA window includes the following coding sequences:
- a CDS encoding phosphoesterase: MALAYFEFYHGNLKNGFDFVYGKQLNASEAFVVAVNKELKAPRFDISDAEINFMPRNEDTLRKNPLLRRYAHLGQDVSLQWKNIERHMHELTAQWVPEMQKLQIGETDEWGLRFFDDEIEAWQQYMGANAEPDNLAEFENWLQSLGHGHVI, translated from the coding sequence ATGGCATTAGCGTATTTTGAGTTTTATCATGGGAATTTAAAGAATGGTTTTGATTTCGTATATGGTAAGCAATTGAATGCTTCTGAAGCTTTTGTGGTCGCAGTTAATAAAGAACTAAAGGCACCACGTTTTGATATTTCAGATGCTGAGATTAACTTCATGCCACGCAATGAAGACACATTACGAAAGAATCCATTATTACGTCGTTATGCACATTTGGGGCAAGATGTCTCACTTCAATGGAAGAATATTGAACGTCATATGCATGAGTTGACTGCACAATGGGTCCCTGAAATGCAAAAACTGCAAATTGGGGAAACTGATGAATGGGGTCTACGTTTCTTTGACGATGAGATTGAAGCTTGGCAACAATACATGGGTGCCAATGCGGAGCCAGACAACTTAGCTGAGTTTGAAAATTGGCTACAAAGTTTAGGCCATGGGCACGTGATTTAA
- a CDS encoding LTA synthase family protein — translation MFYLILCLLLGSGLTYISGRKFGPELTSWRQIPVVLWHSVLLNAFALLVMRYVFDFEDIVLTLLGMTNWVHLLFYLMVVAVLAGIYMLARMYGHKSPIRLTLEDHKLTPCEWAGYSVMSIIVVAGTFVTVGAMWFVGTFGKITPEQLSFQLTSTTDGADSSVMNSVWNGPIVAWLVIVMINLRLLWGSWTLAIKNWHMKEKTFKIWFVIVQLAIVLGSLFFAGHELRVVSLYRSRYTTSEYVKDNYVDPEKAKLTFPKKKRNLIHIYLESYENSYLEKKDGGYMNTNLMPDLQKLSDEGVHFSDTDKFGGPQQTYGSSWSVAGMVNMSAGIPLKVSAKNTYGRDGIFLPGATTMGDLLKDQGYNQMVMFGSDADFGGLTTYYKTHGNYDIFDVSYARANGKIPVDYEEFWGFEDKKLYQYAKEEITKLAAKPEPFNFVMENADTHFPNGYVEEGMAEPFDMQYANVIFHSQAEVTKFVRWIQKQPFYKDTTIVLTGDHLSMDKKFFRDFDPNYNRTTFNLILNGESEHKNPETHNRQYASFDYFPTILSNMGVKIEGDRLGLGTDLMSNEKTLLERDGLEYFDSELERRSPFYDKNLVSPEGHEDRVTISQVENFNKTYGHILPEKTGK, via the coding sequence ATGTTTTATCTAATTTTGTGCCTGCTGCTAGGTAGCGGGCTAACATATATCAGTGGACGTAAGTTTGGGCCAGAATTAACGAGTTGGCGTCAAATTCCAGTGGTATTGTGGCACTCAGTCCTACTAAATGCATTTGCTTTATTGGTAATGCGTTACGTGTTTGACTTTGAAGACATTGTATTAACTTTGTTAGGCATGACAAATTGGGTACATTTGCTATTTTACCTAATGGTTGTGGCTGTACTTGCGGGCATCTACATGTTGGCACGTATGTACGGACACAAGTCACCAATTCGTTTGACACTGGAAGACCACAAGTTAACGCCGTGTGAATGGGCTGGCTACTCAGTGATGAGTATCATCGTTGTGGCTGGAACATTTGTTACAGTTGGGGCAATGTGGTTCGTGGGTACATTCGGTAAGATTACACCAGAACAATTGTCATTCCAATTGACATCAACAACTGATGGTGCTGATTCATCAGTTATGAATTCAGTCTGGAACGGGCCAATCGTTGCCTGGTTAGTGATCGTGATGATTAACCTACGTTTGTTGTGGGGAAGCTGGACGCTTGCTATTAAGAACTGGCACATGAAGGAAAAGACATTTAAGATTTGGTTTGTGATTGTGCAATTGGCAATCGTACTAGGAAGTCTATTCTTTGCTGGGCATGAATTGCGTGTTGTTAGCTTGTACCGTTCACGTTACACAACGTCTGAATACGTAAAGGACAACTATGTTGATCCTGAAAAGGCTAAGCTAACATTCCCAAAGAAGAAGCGTAACTTGATTCATATTTACTTAGAATCATATGAAAACTCATACCTAGAGAAAAAAGATGGTGGTTACATGAACACCAACTTGATGCCAGATTTGCAAAAGCTTTCTGATGAAGGTGTGCACTTCTCTGACACGGATAAGTTCGGTGGCCCACAACAAACGTATGGTTCAAGCTGGTCAGTTGCTGGAATGGTTAATATGTCAGCTGGTATTCCGTTGAAGGTTTCAGCTAAGAATACTTATGGGCGTGATGGAATTTTCTTGCCTGGAGCGACAACAATGGGAGACTTGTTGAAGGACCAAGGATATAACCAAATGGTTATGTTTGGATCTGACGCAGACTTCGGTGGTTTGACAACTTACTACAAGACACACGGAAACTATGATATCTTCGACGTTTCATATGCACGTGCTAATGGTAAGATTCCAGTCGACTATGAAGAATTCTGGGGATTTGAAGACAAGAAGTTGTACCAATACGCTAAGGAAGAAATTACAAAGCTAGCTGCTAAGCCAGAACCATTTAACTTTGTCATGGAAAATGCAGATACACACTTCCCGAACGGTTACGTTGAAGAAGGGATGGCAGAACCATTCGACATGCAATATGCGAATGTTATCTTCCATTCACAAGCAGAAGTAACTAAGTTTGTTCGTTGGATTCAAAAGCAACCATTCTACAAGGACACAACAATCGTTTTGACTGGTGATCACTTAAGTATGGATAAGAAGTTCTTCCGTGATTTTGATCCAAACTACAACCGTACAACATTCAACTTGATTTTGAATGGAGAATCAGAACACAAGAACCCTGAGACGCATAACCGTCAATACGCGTCATTCGACTACTTCCCAACAATTCTTTCAAATATGGGAGTTAAGATTGAAGGTGATCGTCTAGGGCTTGGAACTGATTTGATGTCAAACGAAAAGACTTTGCTAGAACGTGATGGCTTGGAATACTTTGATTCTGAACTAGAACGTCGTAGCCCATTCTATGACAAGAACTTGGTTAGTCCAGAAGGGCATGAAGACCGTGTCACAATCAGTCAAGTTGAAAACTTCAACAAGACATACGGACACATCTTGCCAGAAAAGACAGGTAAATAA
- a CDS encoding enolase C-terminal domain-like protein, which produces MQITKIEYRQLALTMKNGFKTANDTTATRPLILIAVTLDDEYIGYGEVQAFDNHAYATQDQTDALAWLTDTMPSLKNWQGEDINSLLAKLPIDGQFARAGLEMAVWDAVGKQQNKSLADMLGEHTSSTPVGIALGLDERSEIDDAIQAGYERIKLKQQQANLDELALLVTKYPNQLFSLDYNASLPDTELTHRYLQGVRDLGINLIEEPFAEPTLDSYHRLANELAPLKVSLDEQLDTVADVEMWLTQTDIPAYTLKQGKLGGIQHTLQTMTLIVQANKLAWIGGMLASGLGRAVDAALASQLPTPQYPADISQQTRYFTRDIVQQDLIFEGGKVLVPTGPGIGIELDWPAIEAQQIGPKYTYNLLQKP; this is translated from the coding sequence ATGCAGATTACTAAAATTGAATATCGTCAATTAGCCCTAACAATGAAGAATGGCTTTAAGACAGCGAATGACACAACCGCTACACGCCCCTTAATTTTGATTGCTGTGACATTGGATGACGAATACATTGGGTATGGTGAAGTTCAAGCATTTGATAACCATGCATATGCGACACAAGATCAAACCGATGCGTTAGCTTGGTTAACAGATACAATGCCTAGTTTGAAAAATTGGCAGGGTGAAGATATCAATTCGTTATTGGCGAAGTTACCAATTGATGGTCAATTTGCTCGTGCTGGATTAGAAATGGCTGTTTGGGATGCAGTGGGTAAGCAACAAAATAAATCGTTAGCGGATATGTTAGGTGAGCATACAAGCAGTACGCCAGTGGGGATTGCATTAGGCCTTGATGAACGAAGTGAAATTGATGATGCTATCCAGGCTGGTTATGAACGCATTAAGTTGAAACAGCAGCAAGCAAATCTAGATGAATTAGCGTTGCTTGTGACCAAATACCCAAACCAACTATTTTCATTAGACTACAATGCAAGTTTGCCAGATACCGAATTAACGCATCGTTATCTACAAGGTGTTCGCGACTTAGGGATTAATCTGATTGAAGAACCTTTCGCTGAACCTACACTAGACAGTTATCATCGGTTGGCAAATGAACTAGCACCGTTAAAGGTTAGTCTTGATGAGCAGTTAGATACCGTTGCTGATGTTGAAATGTGGTTAACACAAACAGACATACCCGCCTATACCTTGAAGCAGGGGAAATTAGGCGGAATTCAACATACACTACAAACAATGACTTTGATTGTTCAAGCGAATAAGCTAGCCTGGATTGGTGGGATGTTGGCTTCTGGCTTAGGACGTGCCGTCGATGCAGCATTAGCTAGTCAGTTACCGACACCGCAATATCCAGCTGATATTTCACAACAGACGCGTTACTTTACACGCGATATTGTGCAACAAGATTTAATCTTTGAAGGTGGTAAGGTATTGGTGCCAACTGGGCCGGGGATTGGTATTGAACTTGATTGGCCAGCAATTGAAGCCCAACAAATTGGACCGAAATATACGTATAACTTGTTACAAAAGCCATAA
- a CDS encoding DUF2075 domain-containing protein, protein MTNAIFEKFNVPTLTKQQENDLTTLEAFIETGLKADDPHVAIIEGAAGTGKSVLLTALFRRLQTKVKNKVDGFADLDNYFTVNHPELLKVYQALTTDIPELRQKDYVRPTSLINRLDKEERHADVVVIDEGHLLLSKSEPYIRFTQDNQLHEIIKRAKVVIVVFDFDQVMQSKMLWTPDLLQEQLVGSEILQLNLNYQHRVQAPQAIQEWIEAFGHGELRVIPKEHGDYDIQVFDKASDMFSLIKERDASVGLSRIVATTGFPRRHPDEHNVYMDDFDLPWDEYDPQKTPWAERPESINEVGSIYTVQGFDLNYVGVILSPAYEYDDMNDRIVVNTDKVTHREIYKRRPDVTDPATLKALAQTYMLNTLHVLISWGIKGLYVTAADDKLRNRLLELRG, encoded by the coding sequence ATGACAAATGCGATTTTTGAGAAATTTAATGTACCAACATTAACTAAACAACAAGAAAATGATTTAACCACGTTAGAAGCGTTTATTGAAACCGGCTTAAAAGCAGATGACCCGCATGTCGCTATTATTGAAGGGGCAGCTGGGACAGGAAAGAGTGTGTTATTAACAGCGCTTTTCCGTCGACTACAAACCAAGGTAAAGAATAAGGTTGATGGTTTTGCTGACTTGGATAATTACTTTACGGTTAACCATCCGGAATTACTAAAAGTCTACCAAGCGCTAACAACGGACATCCCAGAGTTACGCCAAAAAGACTATGTCCGACCAACCAGTTTGATTAATCGTCTAGATAAAGAAGAACGACATGCGGATGTCGTGGTGATTGATGAGGGACACTTGCTTTTATCAAAGTCAGAACCATATATTCGGTTTACACAAGATAATCAACTTCACGAGATTATTAAAAGGGCCAAAGTAGTCATCGTCGTGTTTGATTTTGATCAAGTGATGCAGAGTAAGATGTTGTGGACGCCTGATTTGTTACAAGAACAGTTGGTAGGCAGTGAAATACTACAACTGAACTTAAATTATCAACATCGTGTTCAAGCACCGCAAGCCATCCAAGAATGGATAGAAGCGTTTGGCCATGGTGAGTTACGAGTGATTCCCAAAGAGCATGGTGATTATGATATTCAGGTTTTCGATAAAGCGTCAGATATGTTCAGCCTAATTAAAGAACGCGATGCATCAGTGGGACTATCACGAATTGTGGCGACAACTGGATTTCCACGTCGGCATCCAGATGAGCACAATGTGTATATGGATGACTTCGACTTACCTTGGGATGAATATGATCCACAAAAAACACCTTGGGCGGAACGACCAGAATCAATTAACGAAGTAGGGTCAATTTATACGGTACAAGGATTCGATTTGAATTATGTTGGTGTTATTTTAAGTCCGGCATACGAATATGATGACATGAATGATCGAATTGTGGTTAATACTGATAAAGTTACACATCGTGAAATTTACAAGCGTCGTCCAGATGTGACAGATCCAGCAACGTTGAAAGCCTTAGCGCAGACATACATGTTGAATACCTTACATGTATTGATCAGTTGGGGCATTAAAGGCTTGTATGTCACTGCAGCAGATGATAAATTACGAAATAGACTATTAGAATTAAGGGGATAA
- a CDS encoding isochorismate synthase — translation MIIEDYFELFAQADNAVYWKSADGQTTLMGFGVASSHTAEDMEALKAWQAAQVVPVFGGLSFDETTPENQRDLLAGFIAPKVVIDFNKQVILGDENYLKTDVMPQITQPIARVIIEETLEDNWVERVDAVITEMTNDTTKQKTVLGAQKEVHLSKPLDQAQLLRDLNLKQPKSYHIAFKREGNLFVSATPERLVSVDAHVFATAAVAGSTPRGKNAAEDKVLGEALIADDKNREEHALVVNEISQRLTNIANVAWADTPIMLQTPQIQHLYTPITGTLKDGRHILDVMKALHPTPALGGVPREWAMQTIKAVEAQPRGLFAAPFGVVWPDGDGEFAIGIRAMVVAGNTATLFAGAGILAASDAQQEWAEINLKMTPMLELIKEQLND, via the coding sequence ATGATTATTGAAGATTATTTTGAGCTGTTTGCACAAGCGGACAACGCAGTTTACTGGAAAAGTGCCGATGGACAAACAACCTTAATGGGATTTGGGGTAGCGTCAAGTCACACTGCCGAAGATATGGAGGCGTTAAAAGCATGGCAAGCTGCACAAGTCGTGCCAGTATTTGGTGGCTTGTCATTTGACGAAACGACACCAGAAAATCAACGTGATTTATTGGCCGGATTTATTGCACCAAAGGTTGTGATTGATTTTAATAAGCAAGTCATTTTAGGTGACGAAAACTATCTAAAGACAGATGTCATGCCACAAATTACACAACCAATAGCCCGGGTGATTATAGAGGAGACGCTAGAAGATAACTGGGTTGAACGCGTTGATGCAGTAATCACTGAAATGACCAACGACACAACAAAACAAAAGACGGTCCTTGGTGCACAAAAAGAAGTACATCTATCTAAGCCGTTAGATCAAGCGCAATTATTGCGTGATCTAAATTTGAAGCAACCGAAGAGTTACCATATTGCGTTTAAGCGTGAAGGCAACTTATTCGTCTCTGCAACACCCGAACGATTGGTTTCAGTCGATGCGCACGTCTTCGCAACGGCCGCTGTTGCTGGATCTACACCACGCGGTAAAAATGCTGCTGAAGACAAAGTATTAGGTGAAGCGTTGATTGCGGACGACAAAAATCGTGAAGAGCATGCGTTAGTAGTGAATGAGATTAGTCAACGTTTGACGAATATCGCAAACGTGGCATGGGCAGATACACCGATTATGTTACAAACACCGCAAATTCAACATTTGTACACACCAATTACAGGAACGTTGAAAGATGGTCGTCATATCCTAGATGTTATGAAGGCTTTGCACCCAACACCAGCTTTGGGTGGTGTACCACGCGAATGGGCGATGCAGACAATTAAGGCAGTGGAAGCTCAGCCGCGTGGATTATTCGCTGCACCATTTGGGGTCGTATGGCCTGATGGCGATGGTGAATTTGCGATTGGGATTCGTGCGATGGTCGTGGCTGGTAACACAGCGACATTATTTGCTGGGGCGGGGATCTTGGCGGCCTCAGATGCACAGCAAGAGTGGGCTGAAATTAACTTGAAGATGACACCAATGTTGGAATTGATTAAGGAGCAACTAAATGACTAA
- a CDS encoding aminopeptidase P family protein: MMTRTENVRRMFEPLNVDGLIITDGTNMNYLTGFTGGTGDGLVLVGPDNIALITDDRYEDEYRAALAEKGIEMLVTRNYWGVAMAAAKRFKIKNLGFEDSIAFRDFDYLDENFDGVDIAPVPSLLEMIREVKDQEEIAKIRRSADVAVKSFNQLLPELHVGMTERQVANRLDAIMKENGADKTSFDTIVASGYRGALPHGIYSDKVIEAGDMVTIDFGYFVDGYTSDITRTLAFGEPTDEMKKVYGIVLEAQRAAIEATKAGVGLATLDAVDRDIIKAAGYGEAYGHSTGHGIGLDVHEGPVISARADEADTVRANMVLTIEPGIYLTDQGGVRIEDEILVTEDGYENLTAGISTDLIVIEK; encoded by the coding sequence ATGATGACACGTACAGAAAACGTTCGCCGAATGTTTGAACCACTAAACGTAGATGGTTTGATTATTACAGACGGAACAAACATGAACTACTTAACAGGATTTACAGGTGGGACTGGTGATGGACTTGTTTTGGTAGGACCTGACAACATCGCGTTGATTACTGATGATCGTTACGAAGATGAATACCGCGCTGCTTTGGCAGAAAAGGGTATTGAAATGTTGGTAACACGTAATTACTGGGGTGTAGCGATGGCTGCGGCTAAGCGCTTCAAGATTAAGAACTTGGGATTCGAAGATAGCATCGCTTTCCGTGACTTTGATTACTTGGATGAAAACTTTGATGGTGTTGATATTGCACCTGTACCAAGCTTGTTGGAAATGATCCGTGAAGTGAAGGATCAAGAAGAAATCGCCAAGATTCGTCGTTCAGCGGATGTGGCTGTAAAGTCATTTAACCAATTGTTGCCTGAACTACATGTTGGGATGACAGAACGACAAGTAGCTAACCGTTTGGATGCCATCATGAAGGAAAATGGTGCCGACAAGACATCATTCGATACAATCGTTGCGTCAGGTTACCGTGGTGCTTTGCCACATGGTATTTACTCAGACAAGGTGATTGAAGCAGGTGATATGGTCACAATTGACTTTGGGTACTTCGTTGATGGTTACACATCAGACATTACACGTACACTAGCCTTTGGTGAACCAACGGACGAAATGAAGAAGGTTTACGGAATCGTATTAGAAGCACAACGTGCAGCCATCGAAGCTACAAAGGCTGGTGTTGGCCTGGCAACATTGGATGCTGTTGATCGTGACATCATTAAGGCTGCTGGTTACGGTGAAGCTTACGGTCACTCAACTGGACACGGAATTGGCCTTGATGTCCACGAAGGACCAGTTATCTCAGCCCGTGCCGATGAAGCTGATACTGTTCGTGCCAACATGGTGCTAACAATTGAACCTGGTATCTACTTGACTGATCAAGGTGGGGTTCGTATCGAAGATGAAATCTTGGTTACTGAAGATGGCTACGAAAACCTAACTGCTGGTATTTCAACAGATTTGATTGTGATTGAGAAGTAA
- the menH gene encoding 2-succinyl-6-hydroxy-2,4-cyclohexadiene-1-carboxylate synthase — MDKQVSVQGYPYDVQIVGNGQPTWVFLHGFLGSQTEFQHIEPHGTRIYVNLKGFGVHAPIVETNDMAVEKQVAELHELLQTLELTHVNLVGYSMGARLALSYALIYPELIEQLILESGTAGLQTSEERAERRAKDERLAQRLETNGMADFVTMWENLPLFATQTELTDEVQQHVRQQRLRQQPANMAASLRAFGTGSMPNHWQNLATLTIPTTIITGSVDEKFTNLGQALVAEIPTSKQIVVPDVGHNVHLEAPKRFVELLNRL, encoded by the coding sequence ATGGATAAGCAAGTTAGTGTACAAGGCTATCCATACGATGTGCAGATCGTGGGCAATGGACAACCAACTTGGGTATTCTTACATGGTTTTTTAGGTAGTCAAACCGAGTTTCAACACATTGAACCACATGGAACGCGCATCTATGTGAATTTAAAGGGCTTTGGCGTACATGCACCAATCGTTGAGACGAATGACATGGCCGTTGAAAAGCAGGTAGCTGAACTGCATGAACTATTACAGACGTTAGAGTTGACACACGTTAATCTAGTTGGCTATTCAATGGGAGCGCGACTAGCATTGAGTTATGCACTCATCTATCCAGAATTAATTGAACAATTGATCTTAGAAAGTGGCACAGCTGGTCTACAAACAAGCGAAGAGCGAGCAGAACGACGTGCTAAAGATGAGCGCCTTGCGCAACGTCTTGAAACAAATGGCATGGCTGATTTTGTGACAATGTGGGAAAATTTGCCACTATTTGCCACACAAACTGAATTGACTGATGAAGTACAACAACATGTTCGTCAGCAACGTCTGCGGCAACAACCCGCGAATATGGCCGCATCACTACGTGCTTTCGGCACAGGTAGTATGCCTAATCATTGGCAGAATCTAGCAACGCTTACGATACCAACGACAATCATCACAGGTTCTGTTGATGAGAAATTTACCAACCTTGGTCAAGCGCTTGTAGCCGAAATTCCGACAAGTAAGCAGATTGTTGTGCCTGATGTAGGACATAATGTTCATCTAGAAGCGCCTAAGCGCTTTGTTGAATTATTGAATCGTCTTTAA
- a CDS encoding bifunctional metallophosphatase/5'-nucleotidase — MGDKVQLLHTNDMHSHLERWPRIRRFLKASRSNANRAGMTSYTFDIGDALDREHPLTDATMGRANVQLLNQGDYTAVTIGNNEDLGMTHDALNHLYDQANFPVIITNVLDMATEQVPVWAQASKTLVTRGGKKIAVLAMTAPFIRTLPLLGWAPLDVMDTLATWIPKLKENHDAIVLLSHLGLPTDRDIATKFEDINVILGAHTHHLLPEGEYVGKTLLAAAGRHGDHVGEVTLEFEDDRVTAEATVYPVAEMPRLFEDEGEINGYRISGDERLKREVITEMPTVYSNGLTGNHRVIDLGLEALEAATDTDIAMLSTGLFLTDLPVGTITKKTLHDMLPHAIHPMRTELLGSDLIRLLKEIKKNQPFLRMHRQKGMGFRGQEFGTIVFSGITEDNGTYYVHDEPIELTHTYHLGSLDHFLFIPYFPTLEIAGDNTLMYDQVLRETFGNYLKNKTEKE; from the coding sequence ATGGGAGACAAAGTTCAGTTATTACACACGAATGATATGCATTCACACTTGGAACGTTGGCCACGGATTCGCCGTTTTCTCAAGGCAAGCCGTAGCAATGCGAATCGTGCAGGGATGACGTCATATACCTTTGACATTGGGGATGCACTTGATCGTGAACATCCGTTAACCGATGCCACAATGGGACGTGCGAATGTGCAATTGTTAAACCAAGGTGATTACACAGCGGTGACAATTGGTAATAATGAAGACTTGGGGATGACTCATGACGCTTTGAACCATCTATATGACCAAGCAAACTTTCCCGTTATCATCACGAATGTGCTTGATATGGCAACAGAACAAGTACCAGTATGGGCACAAGCTAGTAAAACATTGGTTACGCGTGGCGGAAAAAAGATTGCTGTCCTAGCAATGACCGCGCCATTTATTCGTACGCTACCATTGCTCGGGTGGGCACCGCTAGATGTCATGGATACTTTAGCAACTTGGATTCCGAAGTTAAAAGAGAATCATGATGCTATTGTGCTACTATCACATTTAGGGCTACCGACTGATCGAGACATTGCGACTAAGTTTGAAGATATCAATGTTATTTTAGGTGCGCACACGCACCACTTGTTGCCAGAAGGTGAATATGTAGGTAAGACATTGCTTGCAGCAGCAGGACGCCATGGCGACCACGTTGGTGAAGTCACCCTAGAATTCGAAGATGATCGTGTAACTGCCGAAGCGACGGTTTATCCAGTTGCTGAGATGCCACGTCTGTTTGAAGATGAGGGTGAAATTAATGGCTACCGTATTTCTGGTGACGAACGTTTAAAGCGTGAAGTCATCACTGAGATGCCGACTGTATATTCAAATGGGCTAACGGGAAATCATCGTGTTATCGACTTAGGATTAGAAGCCTTAGAAGCAGCAACGGATACTGATATTGCGATGTTATCAACCGGCTTGTTCCTAACAGACTTACCAGTTGGAACGATAACTAAAAAGACTTTGCACGACATGTTGCCCCATGCGATTCATCCGATGCGGACTGAATTACTAGGAAGCGACTTAATTCGTTTACTTAAAGAGATTAAAAAGAACCAACCGTTTTTGCGTATGCATCGACAAAAGGGGATGGGATTCCGTGGACAAGAATTTGGAACGATTGTCTTCAGTGGCATCACAGAAGATAATGGAACTTATTATGTGCATGATGAGCCGATTGAACTGACACATACCTACCATTTAGGGAGCTTGGATCATTTTTTGTTTATTCCGTATTTCCCAACATTGGAAATCGCCGGGGATAATACGTTAATGTACGATCAAGTGTTACGTGAGACTTTTGGCAACTAT
- the menD gene encoding 2-succinyl-5-enolpyruvyl-6-hydroxy-3-cyclohexene-1-carboxylic-acid synthase: MTNPVLTNNGQHLIQSLVMQGVQHIVVSPGSRSTPLALLLAEYVTHVNPEFQIHIAVDERDAAFLALGLAKTQQMPVALLATSGTATANYLPAIAEAKLSHVPLIVLTTDRPQELRHVGAPQTMPQLGMYGEHAKRAIELTLQDEHADVTEYIMYETQHLVHEATTAPAGPVQINLPLRKPLMPDLGTEWPITTPQTFVEITQTIDMTEVEALLANKRIAILAGPAESAWSADAFEELAEKWQVPVIADVLSGVRGQKHMISGIDSLIAADAIPTQAIPDVVIRFGGTPVSGRVLPWLKSNKVLEIQVGTQHLGHDHSRHASINIAGDEMTILANLMNLDVQSDAEFLQAWLKTQTQLSDVQQNDVLTEMSVANALAALPKEQQIFLANSMVIRDFDNYWQPESVVKTMANRGANGIDGTIASAVGMAFNGQPTWLPIGDLTLFHDMNGLMLARQNDVDLTLIVTNNNGGGIFSFLPQAQADDYFEEMFGTPQNLDIQKIAALYDADYQLITDAAELDTLVTSPWHGLRIIEVQTTRQDNVAVHADRIAALKEASHG; the protein is encoded by the coding sequence ATGACTAATCCAGTTTTAACGAACAATGGACAACACTTGATTCAAAGTTTAGTAATGCAAGGTGTGCAACATATTGTTGTCTCACCAGGTTCACGGTCAACACCATTAGCGCTACTGCTAGCGGAATATGTGACACATGTTAATCCAGAATTCCAAATTCATATAGCCGTTGATGAACGTGATGCGGCGTTCTTAGCATTAGGATTAGCTAAGACGCAACAGATGCCAGTGGCTTTGTTAGCGACATCGGGAACCGCAACAGCGAACTACTTACCAGCAATTGCGGAAGCTAAGTTGTCACATGTTCCATTGATTGTTTTGACAACTGATCGCCCACAAGAACTGCGTCATGTGGGGGCACCACAAACGATGCCACAATTGGGGATGTATGGTGAACACGCTAAGCGTGCAATTGAGTTAACACTGCAAGATGAGCATGCAGATGTGACTGAATACATCATGTATGAAACCCAACATTTGGTACACGAAGCAACAACAGCACCAGCTGGGCCAGTGCAAATCAATTTGCCATTACGTAAGCCATTGATGCCAGACCTTGGGACAGAATGGCCAATCACGACACCACAAACGTTCGTAGAAATAACACAAACGATTGACATGACAGAAGTTGAAGCGTTGCTTGCGAATAAGCGTATTGCTATTTTGGCGGGACCAGCTGAATCAGCTTGGTCCGCTGATGCGTTTGAAGAACTAGCTGAAAAATGGCAAGTACCGGTTATTGCGGACGTACTAAGTGGTGTCCGTGGGCAAAAGCACATGATTTCTGGGATTGATTCGTTGATTGCAGCAGACGCCATTCCAACACAAGCAATTCCTGATGTTGTGATTCGATTTGGGGGAACACCAGTTTCTGGTCGCGTATTGCCATGGTTGAAGAGTAATAAGGTGCTTGAAATTCAAGTAGGGACACAACATTTGGGGCATGATCATTCACGCCATGCATCTATCAACATTGCTGGGGATGAGATGACAATCTTGGCTAACTTGATGAACTTAGATGTGCAGTCAGATGCTGAATTCTTACAAGCGTGGTTAAAGACACAAACACAATTAAGTGATGTGCAACAAAATGATGTACTAACCGAAATGAGTGTTGCTAACGCATTGGCAGCATTGCCTAAGGAACAACAAATCTTCTTAGCCAATTCAATGGTGATTCGTGACTTCGATAATTACTGGCAACCAGAGTCAGTCGTCAAGACGATGGCTAACCGAGGGGCTAACGGGATTGATGGAACAATTGCATCAGCTGTGGGGATGGCGTTTAACGGCCAGCCAACGTGGTTGCCCATTGGTGATCTCACATTGTTCCATGATATGAACGGTTTGATGTTAGCGCGTCAAAACGATGTTGATTTGACATTGATTGTAACGAATAACAATGGGGGTGGGATTTTCTCATTCTTGCCGCAAGCACAAGCAGATGATTATTTTGAAGAAATGTTTGGGACACCACAGAATTTAGATATTCAAAAAATTGCTGCTTTGTATGATGCAGATTATCAATTAATTACAGATGCAGCAGAACTGGATACGTTGGTGACATCCCCTTGGCATGGTTTACGTATCATTGAGGTGCAAACAACGCGTCAAGATAACGTTGCGGTACATGCTGATCGTATTGCTGCGCTAAAAGAGGCGAGTCATGGATAA